In the Ursus arctos isolate Adak ecotype North America unplaced genomic scaffold, UrsArc2.0 scaffold_5, whole genome shotgun sequence genome, one interval contains:
- the LOC113255248 gene encoding general transcription factor IIH subunit 2 isoform X1 produces MRILNNTFKKKMDEEPERTKRWEGGYERTWEILKEDESGSLKATIEDILFKAKRKRVFEHHGQVRLGMMRHLYVVVDGSRTMEDQDLKPNRLTCTLKLLEYFVEEYFDQNPISQVGIIVTKSKRAEKLTELSGNPRKHITSLKKAVDMTCHGEPSLYNSLSMAMQTLKHMPGHTSREVLIIFSSLTTCDPSNIYDLIKTLKAAKIRVSVIGLSAEVRVCTVLARETGGTYHVILDESHYKELLTHHVSPPPASSSSECSLIRMGFPQHTIASLSDQDAKPSFSMAHLDSSTEPGLTLGGYFCPQCRAKYCELPVECKICGLTLVSAPHLARSYHHLFPLDAFQEIPLEEHNGEKFCYGCQGELKDQHVYVCAVCQNVFCVDCDVFVHDSLHCCPGCIHKIPTSSSI; encoded by the exons ATGAG GATATTGaataatacatttaagaaaaaaatggatgaagaACCTGAAAGAACTAAGCGATGGGAGGGAGGCTATGAAAGGACATG GGAGATTCTTAAAGAAGATGAATCAGGATCTCTTAAAGCTACGATAGAAGACATTCTcttcaaagcaaagagaaaaag AGTATTTGAGCACCACGGACAAGTTCGACTTGGAATG ATGCGTCATCTTTATGTGGTAGTAGATGGCTCAAGAACGATGGAAGACCAAGATTTAAAGCCAAATAGACTGACTTGTACTTTAAAG CTGTTGGAATACTTCGTAGAAGAATATTTTGATCAAAATCCTATTAGTCAG gttgGAATAATTGTAACAAAGAGTAAAAGAGCTGAAAAACTGACCGAACTCTCAG gAAACCCAAGGAAACATATAACATCTTTGAAGAAGGCTGTAGATATGACCTGCCATGGAGAACCATCTCTCTATAACTCCTTAAGCATGGCTATGCAAACTCTAAA ACACATGCCTGGGCATACGAGTAGAGAAGTCCTAATCATCTTCAGCAGCCTCACAACTTGTGATCCATCTAATATCTATGATCTAATCAAG ACCCTAAAGGCGGCTAAAATTCGAGTGTCCGTTATTGGACTGTCTGCAGAGGTTCGGGTTTGCACTGTACTTGCTCGTGAAACTGGTG GCACATACCATGTTATTTTAGATGAAAGCCATTACAAAGAATTGCTGACACATCATGTTAGTCCTCCACCTGCCAGCTCAAGTTCTGAATGTTCACTTATTCGCATGG GATTTCCTCAGCATACCATTGCTTCTCTGTCTGATCAAGATGCAAAACCCTCTTTCAGCATGGC GCACTTGGACAGCAGCACTGAGCCAGGACTCACGTTAGGAGGGTATTTCTGCCCACAGTGTCGGGCAAAGTACTGTGAGCTTCCAGTCGAATGTAAAATCTGTG GTCTTACTTTGGTGTCTGCTCCGCATTTGGCACGGTCTTACcatcatttatttcctttggatgcTTTTCAAGAAATTCCGCTAGAAGAACATAATGGAGAAAA ATTTTGTTATGGATGTCAGGGGGAATTGAAAGACCAACAT GTCTATGTTTGTGCTGTGtgccaaaatgttttctgtgTGGACTGTGATGTTTTTGTTCACGACTCTCTTCACTGTTGTCCTGGCTGTATTCATAAGATTCCAACTTCTTCCAGTATTTGA
- the LOC113255248 gene encoding general transcription factor IIH subunit 2 isoform X3, producing MRILNNTFKKKMDEEPERTKRWEGGYERTWEILKEDESGSLKATIEDILFKAKRKRVFEHHGQVRLGMMRHLYVVVDGSRTMEDQDLKPNRLTCTLKLLEYFVEEYFDQNPISQVGIIVTKSKRAEKLTELSGNPRKHITSLKKAVDMTCHGEPSLYNSLSMAMQTLKHMPGHTSREVLIIFSSLTTCDPSNIYDLIKTLKAAKIRVSVIGLSAEVRVCTVLARETGGTYHVILDESHYKELLTHHVSPPPASSSSECSLIRMGFPQHTIASLSDQDAKPSFSMAKPDKIYETMIFRRGQQAVQVMIPEGRETNEVGPVSAAYCLETISRLRCTEGKPTQSLEVLLR from the exons ATGAG GATATTGaataatacatttaagaaaaaaatggatgaagaACCTGAAAGAACTAAGCGATGGGAGGGAGGCTATGAAAGGACATG GGAGATTCTTAAAGAAGATGAATCAGGATCTCTTAAAGCTACGATAGAAGACATTCTcttcaaagcaaagagaaaaag AGTATTTGAGCACCACGGACAAGTTCGACTTGGAATG ATGCGTCATCTTTATGTGGTAGTAGATGGCTCAAGAACGATGGAAGACCAAGATTTAAAGCCAAATAGACTGACTTGTACTTTAAAG CTGTTGGAATACTTCGTAGAAGAATATTTTGATCAAAATCCTATTAGTCAG gttgGAATAATTGTAACAAAGAGTAAAAGAGCTGAAAAACTGACCGAACTCTCAG gAAACCCAAGGAAACATATAACATCTTTGAAGAAGGCTGTAGATATGACCTGCCATGGAGAACCATCTCTCTATAACTCCTTAAGCATGGCTATGCAAACTCTAAA ACACATGCCTGGGCATACGAGTAGAGAAGTCCTAATCATCTTCAGCAGCCTCACAACTTGTGATCCATCTAATATCTATGATCTAATCAAG ACCCTAAAGGCGGCTAAAATTCGAGTGTCCGTTATTGGACTGTCTGCAGAGGTTCGGGTTTGCACTGTACTTGCTCGTGAAACTGGTG GCACATACCATGTTATTTTAGATGAAAGCCATTACAAAGAATTGCTGACACATCATGTTAGTCCTCCACCTGCCAGCTCAAGTTCTGAATGTTCACTTATTCGCATGG GATTTCCTCAGCATACCATTGCTTCTCTGTCTGATCAAGATGCAAAACCCTCTTTCAGCATGGC aaaaccagacaaaatatatgaaacaatgatTTTCAGACGTGGACAACAGGCAGTGCAGGTAATGATTCctgaaggaagggaaacaaatgaggtggGCCCTGTGAGTGCAGCTTACTGCCTCGAGACAATTTCCAGGCTGCGGTGCACGGAGGGGAAACCCACTCAGAGCCTGGAGGTCTTGCTCAGGTGA
- the LOC113255248 gene encoding general transcription factor IIH subunit 2 isoform X2 encodes MDEEPERTKRWEGGYERTWEILKEDESGSLKATIEDILFKAKRKRVFEHHGQVRLGMMRHLYVVVDGSRTMEDQDLKPNRLTCTLKLLEYFVEEYFDQNPISQVGIIVTKSKRAEKLTELSGNPRKHITSLKKAVDMTCHGEPSLYNSLSMAMQTLKHMPGHTSREVLIIFSSLTTCDPSNIYDLIKTLKAAKIRVSVIGLSAEVRVCTVLARETGGTYHVILDESHYKELLTHHVSPPPASSSSECSLIRMGFPQHTIASLSDQDAKPSFSMAHLDSSTEPGLTLGGYFCPQCRAKYCELPVECKICGLTLVSAPHLARSYHHLFPLDAFQEIPLEEHNGEKFCYGCQGELKDQHVYVCAVCQNVFCVDCDVFVHDSLHCCPGCIHKIPTSSSI; translated from the exons atggatgaagaACCTGAAAGAACTAAGCGATGGGAGGGAGGCTATGAAAGGACATG GGAGATTCTTAAAGAAGATGAATCAGGATCTCTTAAAGCTACGATAGAAGACATTCTcttcaaagcaaagagaaaaag AGTATTTGAGCACCACGGACAAGTTCGACTTGGAATG ATGCGTCATCTTTATGTGGTAGTAGATGGCTCAAGAACGATGGAAGACCAAGATTTAAAGCCAAATAGACTGACTTGTACTTTAAAG CTGTTGGAATACTTCGTAGAAGAATATTTTGATCAAAATCCTATTAGTCAG gttgGAATAATTGTAACAAAGAGTAAAAGAGCTGAAAAACTGACCGAACTCTCAG gAAACCCAAGGAAACATATAACATCTTTGAAGAAGGCTGTAGATATGACCTGCCATGGAGAACCATCTCTCTATAACTCCTTAAGCATGGCTATGCAAACTCTAAA ACACATGCCTGGGCATACGAGTAGAGAAGTCCTAATCATCTTCAGCAGCCTCACAACTTGTGATCCATCTAATATCTATGATCTAATCAAG ACCCTAAAGGCGGCTAAAATTCGAGTGTCCGTTATTGGACTGTCTGCAGAGGTTCGGGTTTGCACTGTACTTGCTCGTGAAACTGGTG GCACATACCATGTTATTTTAGATGAAAGCCATTACAAAGAATTGCTGACACATCATGTTAGTCCTCCACCTGCCAGCTCAAGTTCTGAATGTTCACTTATTCGCATGG GATTTCCTCAGCATACCATTGCTTCTCTGTCTGATCAAGATGCAAAACCCTCTTTCAGCATGGC GCACTTGGACAGCAGCACTGAGCCAGGACTCACGTTAGGAGGGTATTTCTGCCCACAGTGTCGGGCAAAGTACTGTGAGCTTCCAGTCGAATGTAAAATCTGTG GTCTTACTTTGGTGTCTGCTCCGCATTTGGCACGGTCTTACcatcatttatttcctttggatgcTTTTCAAGAAATTCCGCTAGAAGAACATAATGGAGAAAA ATTTTGTTATGGATGTCAGGGGGAATTGAAAGACCAACAT GTCTATGTTTGTGCTGTGtgccaaaatgttttctgtgTGGACTGTGATGTTTTTGTTCACGACTCTCTTCACTGTTGTCCTGGCTGTATTCATAAGATTCCAACTTCTTCCAGTATTTGA